The Vigna unguiculata cultivar IT97K-499-35 chromosome 11, ASM411807v1, whole genome shotgun sequence genomic sequence TACCTATAAGCCTTGTCAGGAAGACTTTCAATACAAGAACCATATTGCACTCGTATGAGCTGGTTTTAACCGtcgactctgataccactgGTTAGGTTTTTAAGGAGGGGGTATCATTAGGGAGAtacaaacaccaatgagacctgagtaggtgtaacatgcagtgtagcatcactatcaataatccacatgctctcatcagatacaagattaacgaactcaaagtcacgaagaagaacaagatcactaCCTGTAGTggtagtgacacgatcatcgccacaatCATTCTCTTTCTGCTTGTGCTTCTTGTCTGCATtgtcctttttccacttaaaacaatatttctgAATTTGCCCTGTTTTATTACAATAATGACCCTCTatattcttgtatcttgacttgtatcttgacttggacttggtCCTGCTTTTCTCTCTATCACCTTTCGGTTCCTTTTTTTGACTTTTCCCCCTAATTTTTGTAACAAGCATATCAGATTGAGATGAAGAACCACGTGCCTTCCTTCTCATATCTTCATTAAGAAAATCGCTTTTTGCCATATCTAAAGAAACAATGCTATTCGGGCGGAGTttgtaattgaaacccgaaatatcTTCCAAGACTTTGGTAGAGTATTCAATAGCCATAGTCCCAAGAATTCATCATCAAAGTTTATACCCATTCTTGATagttgatctaggagcccttgaaactcatttaaattatcagaaatagaagaattctccatgtacctcaaattcattaAGGAATTCAACAAATACAGTTTATTATTGCctgacttagaagcatacaaatattcaatcttctcccacaaagttCTAACATGTGTTTCATTAGCAATgtaattataaacattatcttcaacatatttcCAAATAAAATCACACACTTATTAGTGCTCAAAGTCTCATTCTTCATTAGACATAGAATTTGACTTTTGTGTAGCAAATACGAGAAGATGCAATTTCATCACAAACAACACATATTTCATTTTTCCCTTCCACAAGTGATAATTTGAACCATTCAATGCAACCAtatttgcatttgcctccatcattcaagcaagtaaatatagttCAACCAAGATCTCTAatgccactctgatggggaaaacaataataaaaaagcagcaataataaatcaccacaatcataaataaaggcaccaagatttttaatgTGGAAAACCCTTCAAATCAAGAGTAAAAACTATGAGTCGttcagaccaaagaaatagctatactatgatcaacaagagtacaaaagagccTCAATCAACAACataaattagtgccaacacccaaccaaattgcaaagcaacaaagctttcaaatagagaagaaaaatctataaaatcaCTATTGCAATGcaaaattaatatctcccaactcagacctcatATGAACAATCTGACCAGTCAGAATGAAGAATAATGTGTTTCGAACATGCTGTAAAATTTTCActccgatccaacggtgaacaaATCTGCAGTGTCAATTTTACGGTGGCAGCtctgtgaaaaacgtgaacagatttttccctctacctctccctatATGTGCTAGGattttcagtgtgttctgactttattgttctgcctctctatTTATTTGGCAGccccctctccactaggttaagtgagacatgtGCTTCTCAAGTTTTGGatcttttctccacataggaagggagcccaatacctaACACCATATGGTAGATGACAATTGTTATATCTTTCTATATCTGCCTGGGTTTGGATAGGTTTAGGTTGCTCCTTTCACACCATAGGGAGTGAACGTCCAACAGTTATCATGTTAGATATGAGATCTACCTAGCTATTGTGAAGACTTCATCTAGAGTTTGTTTCCTCTTGACATGCCACATCTGTTAGGTTTCCTATCGTTGTGGATTATGTCTTGAGGTTGACTACATCTTTAAAGATCTATGAGATTATTTAGAGTTACCCATGAAAGAATCATGTAAAAGTTTATAGACCCAAAATAGGTTTTCCCTGTACATAATAGGACACAAAGTCAGAGCATATGTGTTTGTTTCAatcttcaaattataaaatgttaatgTCATCATGTTATTGGCATTTAACATATTACATAtcaatattcatttttatttttctctttcttttacttTAGAAAACGTACATATACATATAGCATTGTACTTTGGTTTTATAAGTCATGCATGTTTCTtaacttaattttcattataatcCATTCATTCatattgttttcatttattttttgcatTGAATAAGTTTTGAAATCTTGTAAGTCGTGCCTACAATTATGGAGTCAAATAAGATTTCAATTTTCCAAAAGAGAcatatttttgcaaaaaaaaaaaaaagaaggtcgGAGGTACAAAAGGCTGAAAGATTATAAGTCAGTTGATGACAAAGCAACAGTCTAGGAGTTTCACCTATGAAGCCCAGACACGGACACGGACACGACACGGACACGGACACGGGGAAGCGTCTAAATCGAAAATAGGGGCAGTAAAAGCAAGTATATAGTCAACCTTCATCCACCAATTATCATTCAATAAAGTTTCTCTGACTGTTCATGCATTATCAACATTATCCTCTTTGTAATCAGACCATTCATTACTAATTACCATCTCTTGGAGTCCTCTTTTCAAGCTTCTAAATCTTTTAAGCATGATAATGGTTGAAGCAAATCTCGTTGGAGCAACAGAAAGAAACATCAATGAATTGAAGTTATTAAACATTGATAATCTCATAGAGTGCCCCATAAtgaagtttttaataaatgtagcATCATCAGCAATTTGTGAGATCCAATAAAATTCTTCATAAAGATCACTATTTCTTTCTGTACTTTTTGccatacaaatatttttcaatgcaAGATTAAAGGTGTGCACTACACAAGGAGTCCAATAGATTGAAGAAAATTCTGATTCTATGATCATGCCTGCTGCCTTACATACTGCTGCATTGTTTGTGATAATTTGTACCACGTTTTTTGGTCCAACTTCCATAATTACATCTCTCATGTGTTTGGCAATAAAATCCTTGTCTTTTGTCTCACCAGATCCATCTATTGCTTTCAAAAACATTGGTCCACTCTCATTGATAGCCATAAAATTGATAAGAGGTCTTCTTTGAGGGTTGCTCCATCCATCGCTAACAATTGTCACACCTTTTGGCTTCCATGAATTCTTTATAGGTTGCAGAAGATTTTCTACATGAGCTCTTTCTTTATCAAGCAGTGAACCTCTCAATTTATTATATGATGGTGGTACATATCCACTAAGGTTAGAAGTATTGGCAGCGTAAGAAAAGGCACTCCTATAATAAGGACTTCTTGCGAGATGAAATGCTAATCCTGAAGAATAAAACATCCttgcaatttcacaatcaagagCATCTCTAGCTTGAATGTTGAAAGAAGCTTCTAGAGGACCCTTGAGTTTTTGGTGAACACCACCACTGCTTGTCTGCTTTCTTTCCTCAGATACAGGTGGTAGAGagacctttttcttctttgaattttcaattttcaaagttGCTTCATTATCCAATCTTTTAAGCTCAGCAAGTTTTGTCGGATTCACCTTTGGACAAACTCTAACCCCTTCTCCCTTAATTTTTAAGAGATGAGCTCTCACTCGAGTGTAAGATCcattaaattcaaaatcacacaaagtaCAGTTGACCATATAGTTTCCACCACCGAGAGTTTTTCTTATCTTTGTAAAATATCTCCAAAGAGATTTTGTTTCATCTTCTTGTTCAATAGCTTGATTAGGTCTACTCATCTTAATTTcctataataaaacaaattgaaaatacaaaatttaattaatatttaaaatttaaaaataaaacaaaagtatataatttaaataatttttatacataatatatttataaaattaaattcaaaatataaaacttataattttatgtttataatttaaattataaaataaattaaaattatgtaacGCATATGTATTGAAATctgaaattaaaaactaataaagtaTCTTGTATAATctaatcataatataaaatataattatttataatataatatatttttaaagtaatgttaaattattaaattattttatattgtaaaaagAACAAGGAACATAGTACCCTCACATGTATAAGTTATAGCAAATATGATGGATGCATAGAATGACATTaagtattaaaaaagttaaattattagcATTTAATGGATGAATTTAATAAGTAGAAGGAAAAGAGTGTGTGGATAACATTTAATATAGAAGGCAAAGAATTTAATGGATAGAAGGAGAAGAGATGTAGAGAGTACTTACCTTTTTCTACACATTTCTTCTTCTCAGTATTTACTTTTTTCTCATGCTCAAAATATATCTCTTCTTATTCTTCTATCCGAgcttcttccttcttccttcttcttccaaGAGCTTTCTTGCAATGACTATGTGTTTCGCTCACTAAATCTCAACGTTTCTTTCTTTTACCTctaactgattttttttttctttgtatattgtGTAAGTCTTGTTATGTATTTATACGACATGTATAAggtttttgttattaaaaaataaaatataaacaaattcaaatagatatatttgaggattattttattaaaatttttagttttaattctaTATAATTTATGAAGATTTTTAGTTaagattatttatatatttatctttattttttattttttatataaagtaatttatttatatttatttgaaatacgGAACATGTAtctagtaatttatttatatttatttacatataaaaaatgaaagatgttatagataaaaattaattataatatattatatactgataaaacaaattaaaatctctttaaataaaatattatattaagaagGAAGAAATTTTTAGATAAAGTGAAAATGTGATAACTGAACAGATTTATTTGGGGATCcgtaaaattaaaacaaatctcatataaaataactaaattattaaattgataagaatatgataatgtttttttttcagatttttctttttcttttgctttattttccCTTTCCTATCTTCTGTCTTCTCTTCTCCGTGAATTTGCCTGCAACGTAAACGGTGTCAACTCTGCAACTGCGTCCACATTCCACCTTTTTGCAGCACCGCAATGTGTCTTTTCCGCGTCCAGAGAGAAGGCCGTGTCCGACCCAAAAAATAGCGTCTGACACCTCGTCGTGTGCGCTTCCGACGAGTGTCCGTGTCCGGTGCGCCTCCGAAACGGGGAAGCGTGGCTCGGACGCCGTGTCAGAGCTTCGTAGAGTTTCACGAGTTTGTATGGAAATGTATTACACTTGGTCATGGTAGAAGTGCCCAGTGAGGCAATTGCACCTCTGATTCAGTATTATGATCCACCTTTGAggtgttttacttttcaaaatttcCAGCTAGCGTCTACTATTGAAGAAGTTGAGCAAATTCTGAAATTCCCCTTGGGGGATAGGAAGTCGTATTTGTTTTCAGGCCTACTCATCTTTGACCATACTCGCTTTAGTGTTACAAGTAGAGGAAAGTGAATTGCTAAGGAAGAAACATATTAGAAACAAGGTGGAAGGATTTCCCCTACCTAACTTGGAGGATATTGCTCAGAGGATGACTGCAAAAGGAGAGAAATATAGCCGTATGGAGTGGTTATATTCCACATATGTGATCAACGCATAATATAGCTGCAATAGACATATTTATGTCTTACAAACAAGGAAGAGAAGTCTGTTGTGAGAAGAAGAATCAAAGATTGTTTGCTAATTGTCAATATTAGAAGTTTGGATGGTCATTCACGTCTTTAAGCAAAGTGGTAGAACGAAATGCCCTATTATAGACTTTAAAGACCATAATATCAAGGGTGATTTGGATCGTAAATATCTAGGTGTCAATTGCTAattccatccaattcaaaacgtCAGGAACTAAAATAGTGCAAACGTTAGGTGAGggactaaaacaaaaaattaacaatagttgagggacgaaaaacataattaaccatttaaaaattaatatgttaaattttattataaaatttgcaataataataattgattaaaaatattttaaataaaattttattaaaaatttgatattttaaaacttaatatttattttattataaaatttacaataataaattttgattaaaaatattttaaataaaattttataaaaaattttgatattttaaaacttaatattttaaattattttaatcaaattattaattttaaaaaaaaaaatgtatataaaactttagaaattattataaaagttaaaaaaataaaaagatgtcGAATTGTTAGTAAACAGTCCATGCGatgtaattaattagtaaattaatCCATTTTCGTGAAAAAACTAGTCAAATCATTAGTAAATTGACCATGCTATGTAATTAATTAGTAGACTGAcccatttttgtaataaatgggTTAAAGCGACccatttttgtaaaagaatCTAAATATGTCTGTTAATTGTGTTATGTGACAATTTTCTTGCACTGTTACCCACCCTCCTTAAATGTTACCAgataatattttgttacataCGATCATGACCATATCTTtcctaaatatttattatttaacgagaattatttttaacttagtttaaattataaaatttaaaatataaaaataataaatacataaatataaatttataaaattacaatttcctaatttcacaattttttattttcatattttcatattttcataattttatagttttataattatataatattatatttatatattccataatatgaattttttttataattttataattttataattttataatttgttaatttttgtaattttttacttttttattattttgtatttcatattttacatttttataactttgtattttttttattttcttatctttgtttttatgattttataattttaattaaaattaaaaacaattttctttaaatataataaatatttgagaaagttttatcggtcttttgaaataaaatacttggaacaaaatattattggaCGTCATTCAATgtgacaataaaaaataattatcacatCATAAATTAAGAATAACAGAATATCTAACtgtaaaaactcaattaaaattttttaaaattttagaaacttaaaata encodes the following:
- the LOC114170391 gene encoding uncharacterized protein LOC114170391; its protein translation is MSRPNQAIEQEDETKSLWRYFTKIRKTLGGGNYMVNCTLCDFEFNGSYTRVRAHLLKIKGEGVRVCPKVNPTKLAELKRLDNEATLKIENSKKKKVSLPPVSEERKQTSSGGVHQKLKGPLEASFNIQARDALDCEIARMFYSSGLAFHLARSPYYRSAFSYAANTSNLSGYVPPSYNKLRGSLLDKERAHVENLLQPIKNSWKPKGVTIVSDGWSNPQRRPLINFMAINESGPMFLKAIDGSGETKDKDFIAKHMRDVIMEVGPKNVVQIITNNAAVCKAAGMIIESEFSSIYWTPCVVHTFNLALKNICMAKSTERNSDLYEEFYWISQIADDATFIKNFIMGHSMRLSMFNNFNSLMFLSVAPTRFASTIIMLKRFRSLKRGLQEMVISNEWSDYKEDNVDNA